Genomic window (Bifidobacteriaceae bacterium):
CCGCGATGGCGAAAGTGTTGAAGATGACGAAGCAGCCTATGAACAGCGCCACCGCCGCGAACACCGTCAGCAGCGTCCCGATCGCCCCGAGTTGGGCCCGCAGTTCCTCCGTGTAGTCGGCCCGCAGTTCGTCGCCGGTCACCACCATGCCGCTGTCAGCCGCCATGCCGCTGTCAGCCACCATGCCGCCGATGCCGTCCGCCCGCGGTTCGCCGCCAGCCGCCGCGCCGCCGGCCACCGCGCCGCCAGCCGCGTCCGCCGTCCCACCGCCGTCCCCAGCCGCCGCCGGGCCATTGCCGGGCTCGCCGCCCGCCGAGCCCGCGCCCCCGGCGACTTGCGCGAGGGCTTCGGTGATCCGCTCGGCCAACGCCAACGTGTCGCCCGCGTCCGAGGCGTAGACCGCCACCCGCGCCACTCCCCCGTCCCGTGCGTAAAGGTCGAGCGCCTGGTCGGTGGTGAAAAACGTGAGGGAAGCGCCTAAGAAGCCGGCGGCATCGGCCTCCAAAATGCCGACCACCTTCACGTCCAAGACCGTCTCGCCGGTGAAGACGGTTGTGGCGTCGCCGACCGCCAGGTGGCCCCGTTCGGCCGTGTCCTCCATGATCGCGACCTCGCCGGAGGCGGCGGGCGGGCGTCCGGCGGCGACCCGCACCGTGGAGCCGTGTTCGTAGGATCCCCAGGAGAGTCCCAGGCCGGGCGCGCCCGCGCCCGTTCCCGCGATGGCCGTGCCGTCCGCGCCCGCGAGCACCGCGCCGCCCCGGATGTCCGGTGCCACGCGGTCGACCCCGTCGACCGCCTCGATCACGGGGATCGCTTCGAGGGGGACCACTTGCTCAACGCGGTCGCCCATCCAGTCCGCGGCGAGGACCGCCTCGCCGTCCTTGGCGGGGACCAGGTAGGCGTCCGCGTCGAATTGGAAGTCGATCAGGTCCGCGAACGCGTGCGCTATCCCCTCCCGCAACTGCATGGTTCCGGACAGGAACGCGATCCCGATCACCACCGCCACCAGGGACATCGCGTACCGGCCCGCGTGGGCCGCGAGGTCCTTCAGCGCCAGCCGCAGCATCTCAAACCGTCCGCGTGCCCGAGCCGAGGCGGGCTGCGGCGGGGCCCTTGGACGCCGCCCCCGTTGACTCCACCCCAGCGACCGAACGGGAATCCTGCGCTGCGGAAACGCCGGCCGCCAGGCCGCCGGCCCGCGACTCCTCCGCGCCCGCGCCGCCCAGGAACGCGAGCACGTCTTCCCGCGTGGGGTTGGTCCGCTCGCCCACAATCCGGCCGTCCGCCAGGAACACCACCCGGTCGGCCCACCCCGCCGCGCCCGGATCATGCGTGACCATGACCACCGTCTGGCCCAGTTCGTCCACCGCCCGGCGCAAGAACGCGAGCACGTCGTGGGCGGCGGCCGAATCCAGGTTCCCTGTCGGCTCGTCGGCGAACACCACCGCCGGCCGGGCCGCCAGCGCCCGCGCGCACGCCACCCGCTGGCTCTGCCCGCCGGACAACTGCGCGGGCCGGTGTTTCAACCGTTCCCGCAGCCCCAGCGTGTCCACCAGGTGGTCCAGCCAGACCATGTCGTAGGCTTTGTGCCCAATTTCCAGCGGCAACGTGATGTTCTCCCACGCCGTCAGCGTGGGCACCAGGTTGAATTCTTGGAAGACGAAGCCCAGCCGGTCCCTCCTCAGCGCGGTCAGCTGCCGGCCCGTGGCGCGGGCGAGCCCGATCCCCTCCAGGTCGACCTCGCCCGCGCTCGGCCGGTCCAACGCCGCCATGACGTGCAGCAGCGTCGACTTGCCGGAGCCGGACGGCCCCATGATCGCGGTCAACTCGCCCCGCCCCACGTCCAAGTCCACCCCGCGCAGGGCGTGGACCGCCGCCTCCCCGGCACCGTAAACCTTGGTCAGCCCGCGCACCCGCACAGCCGCCGATGCCGTCCGCCCGCCTCCGTCTTCCACCCCCGTTCGCGCGTGGCCCGCCAAGGGCCGGTTGATTGCGGGCTGGGCGATTGAACTGGTGGGCATTGGGGGCTCCTGTGGCTAGGCGCGGACTTGACGCATCCCATCCTGTCGCCACCCCCCACCCTGAGCGCCATTGGGCATCACCCGGAAATCCGAGCGCCCCCGCCTCAGGGTTTCCCCCCAAGGGAACCGGGAACGGCCCGGAAACAGAGGCCGTGCCTGTTCCCCTGCTCGGGACTGTCCCCGTGCCGATGGCCGCCGATCACAACGTGCTGCGGCAGAGCCTGAATGTATACTGATTTGTATGAGATCGGCCGAAGAGACCACCATCAGGGTGCCCGTTGCGATTCGGGATGAGATCAAGGCCGAGGCGTCCCGGCTTGGCGTGAAGCAAGCCGACCTGCTCTCCCTGGCGTTGAGGGAACTGAAGCAAGCCCAATTCTTGCGGTCGGTCGCCGCCGTGGAATGGGACGACGAGGCCGCGGCAGAGGCCGCCGAATGGGACGCAGCGGGCCTCGCGGGCGAACTCGACCCTTGGGAATCTGACAAGTGACGGTCCAGGCGGGCGAGGTCTACTACGCCGATCTCGATCCAGCCCACGGCACCGAGCAACACGGCACCCGCCCTGTGGTGGTCATCTCCGCCGTCACAATGGGGCCCCGTGCGATCATCGTGCCCGCGACCACGAAGAGGCGCGATTGGCCCACCCGCGTGCGCATCAACCTGTATGGGACGGCCAGCGACGCGATGTGCGAACAGGTGCGGGCCATCGACATCGGCCGCCTGGCGCCTGAACGTTACGCAGTCATCCCACCCGACGCGTTGGCGGAAATCCGGGAAACCGTGGCCCGCCTAATCGGCGTGTACTGACCCACCAGCCAGCTATAAACTTACATTCGCCGTCCCAGACCAGACAGACTCCTACATTCGCCGCCGAATGTCACTTTCTATCTGGCCGAACCCGCCGAATGTAGATTCCTGTCTGGCGCGGACCGTCGAATGTAGCTTCTTGTCTTTGACCAATTCACGTATCCCCTGGTAAAGGGCTTGGCTAGCCGGCCTAGGCAGATGAAATCCTACTTTCGGACAGCGAGCCCAGATATAAACTTACACTCGCCATCCCAGACCAGACAGATTCCTACAGTCGCAGCCGAGTGTATGATTCCATCTATCCCAGCACGGTGAGTGTCGGGTTTTGTCTAGACCCGCGCGTCCCAATAGCTGGAACCCGGCATTCGTCGCCTAGCCTTGGACTGAATTGTGCGTTCGGCAATTGGGACAGGGCGAGAATCGCTCGTCCGCCAAGCGAAACAGGTACCGTCCCCATTTTGGGGTCTTGTCGATGTGGGGTTGGCGGCAGGCGGCGTCGCACGAAAACGGGGACGGTACCCGTTTCCGGCGGACACCATGTCCCCCGCGCCTCCGATCAGGCCTGTTGGGCTTCGTCCGACGCGGGTGGCACCAACCGTGCGGCCGGGTGCTGGTTGGCCAGTTTCCTGTCGAACGTCCACAACGGCTGGTTTCCGGCCGCGATCGATTCCTCGGCCAGGTAACAGTCCGCGAAGGACAGTGCCGGATGGCCGGCGAACCGGCTGAGAGCGGCCTTTGCCAAGGCGCTGTCGGCACGCAAGTTGTCGACTTCGAGCAACTCCTTCGTGATCCTTTGAATCTCCGAGCGCGGAAGCCGGTAGTGGTGCTCGAGGGCGAACACCAACTCCACCAGGGCGGTCCCGGCGACGGCGAACTCGCGGTCATGGGCGACCAACGCGACCGCGGCCTGGG
Coding sequences:
- a CDS encoding ABC transporter ATP-binding protein, giving the protein MPTSSIAQPAINRPLAGHARTGVEDGGGRTASAAVRVRGLTKVYGAGEAAVHALRGVDLDVGRGELTAIMGPSGSGKSTLLHVMAALDRPSAGEVDLEGIGLARATGRQLTALRRDRLGFVFQEFNLVPTLTAWENITLPLEIGHKAYDMVWLDHLVDTLGLRERLKHRPAQLSGGQSQRVACARALAARPAVVFADEPTGNLDSAAAHDVLAFLRRAVDELGQTVVMVTHDPGAAGWADRVVFLADGRIVGERTNPTREDVLAFLGGAGAEESRAGGLAAGVSAAQDSRSVAGVESTGAASKGPAAARLGSGTRTV
- a CDS encoding type II toxin-antitoxin system PemK/MazF family toxin; the protein is MTVQAGEVYYADLDPAHGTEQHGTRPVVVISAVTMGPRAIIVPATTKRRDWPTRVRINLYGTASDAMCEQVRAIDIGRLAPERYAVIPPDALAEIRETVARLIGVY